From one Bradyrhizobium sp. Ash2021 genomic stretch:
- a CDS encoding multidrug effflux MFS transporter, which produces MSEINADAWVSSSGHRPMGFPEFVVIIASIMALNPLAMDMMLPALPDIASAFHITIANRPQMVLSTFLIGFGVGQFVIGPLSDRFGRRPVLLGGMTLYCIASVLAIAAPSFETLLLARALQGLGTSATRVIATSIVRDCYAGRRMASVMSLAMMVFIAVPVVAPSFGQAVLLLTQWRGIFIVLMVYGAAALIWSALRMPETLPKSQRRSLAVREVLGAFRQTVTNRQTLGYALAAGGVMGSLFAYVFTAQQVFTEIYHLGHYFPIAFAAIAIGTAIAGFLNSRFVGRLGMRVISHGALVAFAAVAGTMLVAEKMHMLPLPLFMALSALMMFSFGLMIANFTALAMEPQGHIAGTASSLYGSITTLLGIGIGVTIGQDYDGTLLPFATGFFLCTLAALGVVLVVEKGRLFRPHQWKV; this is translated from the coding sequence GTGTCTGAAATCAATGCCGATGCCTGGGTGTCATCCTCAGGCCACCGCCCGATGGGCTTTCCCGAATTCGTTGTCATCATCGCATCCATCATGGCGCTGAACCCGCTGGCGATGGACATGATGCTGCCGGCGCTGCCGGACATCGCTTCCGCGTTCCACATTACGATCGCCAACCGCCCGCAGATGGTGCTGTCCACCTTCCTGATCGGCTTCGGCGTCGGGCAGTTCGTGATCGGGCCGTTGTCCGACCGTTTTGGCCGCCGGCCGGTGTTGCTGGGCGGCATGACGCTCTACTGCATCGCCAGCGTGCTGGCGATCGCTGCCCCCTCCTTCGAGACATTGCTGCTCGCGCGCGCACTGCAGGGCCTTGGCACGTCCGCCACCCGCGTGATCGCCACCTCGATCGTGCGCGACTGCTACGCCGGCCGGCGCATGGCCAGCGTAATGTCGCTGGCGATGATGGTCTTCATCGCCGTGCCCGTGGTCGCGCCTTCGTTCGGCCAGGCGGTGCTGCTGCTGACGCAGTGGCGCGGCATCTTCATCGTGCTGATGGTCTATGGCGCGGCCGCGCTGATCTGGAGCGCGCTGCGCATGCCGGAGACGCTGCCTAAGTCGCAGCGCCGATCGCTTGCGGTTCGCGAGGTGCTCGGCGCCTTCCGCCAGACCGTGACCAACCGCCAGACGCTCGGCTATGCGCTCGCGGCCGGCGGCGTCATGGGCTCGCTGTTCGCCTACGTGTTCACCGCCCAGCAGGTGTTCACCGAAATCTATCACCTCGGGCATTATTTCCCGATCGCCTTCGCGGCGATCGCGATCGGCACCGCCATCGCCGGCTTTCTCAACTCGAGATTCGTCGGCCGGCTCGGCATGCGCGTGATCTCGCATGGCGCGCTGGTGGCATTCGCCGCCGTGGCCGGAACCATGCTGGTAGCTGAAAAAATGCACATGCTGCCGTTGCCGCTGTTCATGGCGCTGTCGGCCCTGATGATGTTTTCGTTCGGGCTGATGATCGCGAATTTCACCGCGCTGGCGATGGAGCCGCAGGGCCATATCGCCGGCACCGCCTCGTCGCTGTACGGATCGATCACCACCCTGCTCGGCATCGGCATCGGCGTCACCATCGGCCAGGATTACGACGGCACGCTGCTGCCGTTCGCGACCGGCTTCTTCCTCTGCACGCTGGCCGCACTCGGCGTGGTGCTGGTGGTGGAAAAGGGTCGGCTGTTCCGGCCGCATCAGTGGAAGGTGTAG
- a CDS encoding alkaline phosphatase family protein encodes MTFKETTLGLLAGLAFGATAQAADIDHVLLISVDGLHALDVARYIESHPNSALAELSSHGITYSNARTPANSDSFPGLLALVTGGSPVSHGLFYDVSYDRTLFDPSNTTCQGGAGNMMVFDESIDKYNSNNVSQNVIDPSRLPRGRNQFGQCVAVYPHDAIRTNTIFEVVKSKGGRTAWADKHPAYDLVNGPSGKGVDDLYTPEITNVNGFDATVSVDCTVANDQLKVAAIIKQINGFNHDGTPAGGAPVVFGMNFQAVSVGQKLAKDAGGCPQAGHVGLPGGYVDGAGTPTAVLAYGLQKTDEALGSMIQALKTRGLYQSTLFIVGAKHGQSPINPAKINKPGHFADLVAALPDAATNPGAQAIASANACSTGPCGFVQDDDIALIWLQDQSKTQAAIDYLNVNAKALFIDEVMGADELKLKFNDPAHDSRTPDILVQPVYGTVYTTSTKKNSEHGGFSFGDTNVGLIVSNPRLPGVTLKTPVATSQVAPTILQALHIEPETLNSVRVEHTAVLPGIWDNRGGDEQLGH; translated from the coding sequence ATGACTTTCAAGGAAACGACCCTCGGCCTGCTGGCCGGGCTGGCTTTTGGCGCGACCGCACAGGCGGCCGATATCGACCACGTCCTGCTGATCAGCGTGGACGGACTGCACGCCCTCGACGTCGCGCGCTATATCGAAAGCCATCCGAACTCCGCGCTGGCCGAACTGTCCAGCCATGGCATCACCTACAGCAACGCCCGCACGCCCGCGAATTCCGACTCGTTCCCCGGGCTGCTGGCGCTGGTGACCGGCGGGTCGCCCGTCTCCCACGGCCTGTTCTATGACGTCAGCTATGACCGCACGCTGTTTGACCCCAGCAATACGACCTGCCAGGGCGGCGCGGGCAATATGATGGTGTTCGACGAAAGCATCGACAAATACAACAGCAACAACGTCTCGCAGAACGTCATCGATCCGAGCAGGCTGCCGCGCGGACGGAACCAGTTCGGCCAGTGCGTTGCGGTCTATCCGCATGACGCGATCAGGACCAATACGATCTTCGAAGTCGTCAAGAGCAAGGGCGGCCGCACCGCATGGGCGGACAAGCATCCGGCCTACGACCTGGTCAACGGTCCGTCGGGCAAGGGCGTGGATGATCTCTACACGCCTGAGATCACCAACGTGAACGGCTTCGATGCCACCGTCAGCGTCGATTGCACGGTTGCGAACGACCAGCTGAAGGTCGCCGCCATCATCAAGCAAATCAACGGCTTCAACCATGACGGCACGCCCGCCGGCGGCGCACCTGTCGTGTTCGGAATGAACTTCCAGGCGGTGAGCGTCGGACAGAAGCTGGCCAAAGATGCCGGCGGTTGCCCGCAGGCCGGTCACGTCGGCCTGCCCGGCGGCTATGTCGATGGCGCCGGGACGCCGACGGCGGTGCTCGCCTACGGCCTGCAGAAGACCGACGAAGCCCTTGGCAGCATGATCCAGGCGCTCAAGACTCGTGGCCTGTATCAGTCCACGCTGTTCATCGTCGGTGCCAAGCATGGTCAGTCGCCGATCAACCCGGCCAAAATCAACAAGCCCGGCCATTTCGCCGACCTCGTTGCTGCGTTACCGGACGCCGCAACCAATCCGGGCGCACAGGCCATCGCCAGCGCCAACGCCTGCTCCACGGGTCCGTGCGGTTTCGTCCAGGATGACGACATCGCGCTGATCTGGCTGCAGGATCAAAGCAAGACCCAGGCGGCGATCGACTATTTGAACGTCAATGCCAAGGCCTTGTTCATTGATGAGGTGATGGGCGCCGATGAGCTGAAGCTGAAGTTCAACGATCCGGCGCACGACAGCCGCACGCCCGATATCCTCGTGCAGCCGGTCTACGGCACTGTCTACACGACGTCGACCAAGAAGAATTCCGAGCACGGCGGATTCAGCTTCGGCGACACCAACGTGGGGCTGATCGTTTCCAATCCGCGGCTGCCCGGCGTCACCTTGAAAACCCCGGTCGCAACCTCGCAGGTCGCGCCGACGATCCTGCAAGCGCTCCACATCGAACCCGAGACGCTCAATTCCGTGCGCGTCGAGCACACCGCGGTGCTGCCCGGCATCTGGGACAATCGCGGCGGCGACGAACAGCTGGGTCATTAG
- a CDS encoding MBL fold metallo-hydrolase produces MTHQPAQQISGVYHRRIGDIVVTAISDGYLDGTLEVMRNVDLEKAGQILREAFRPARRTSVNTFLIHSRGRMAIVDTGSGNYLQPTAGFVQRNLVAAGIDPKSIDTVLLTHMHPDHSAGLTDMSNGQLLFPNAELVMHENELAHWFDDGAMTKVDERSRKLYFLAGREQVVPYKNRTRLFRQGEVFPGVTAVPSLGHTPGHTAYLIASGNDQLMIWGDTVHVPEVQTAFPEAGMAFDTDLAAAAASRKRMFDRVASDGILIAGMHLHFPAFSRLARRGDAYALFPEAWVHALDTI; encoded by the coding sequence ATGACCCATCAACCCGCACAGCAGATCTCCGGCGTCTATCATCGCAGGATCGGAGATATCGTCGTCACCGCCATCAGCGACGGTTACCTGGATGGCACTCTCGAGGTGATGCGCAATGTCGACCTCGAAAAGGCCGGACAGATCCTGCGGGAGGCATTCCGGCCGGCGCGGCGAACCAGCGTCAATACTTTCCTGATTCATTCCAGGGGCCGCATGGCGATCGTCGACACCGGATCGGGCAATTATCTCCAGCCGACCGCCGGCTTCGTTCAACGCAACCTCGTGGCGGCCGGTATCGATCCGAAGTCGATCGATACCGTGTTGCTGACCCACATGCACCCGGATCACTCCGCCGGCCTGACCGACATGTCGAACGGCCAATTGCTGTTCCCGAACGCGGAACTGGTCATGCACGAGAATGAGTTGGCGCACTGGTTCGACGACGGCGCGATGACGAAGGTCGACGAGCGATCGAGAAAACTCTATTTCCTCGCCGGCCGCGAGCAGGTCGTCCCCTACAAGAATCGCACGCGGTTGTTCCGGCAGGGCGAGGTTTTTCCCGGCGTCACCGCGGTGCCGAGTCTCGGGCACACGCCGGGCCATACCGCCTATCTCATCGCATCGGGCAACGATCAGCTGATGATCTGGGGCGACACGGTGCACGTGCCCGAAGTGCAAACCGCGTTTCCCGAAGCCGGCATGGCCTTCGATACCGATCTTGCCGCAGCCGCGGCTTCGCGCAAGCGCATGTTCGACCGTGTCGCTTCCGACGGCATCCTGATTGCCGGGATGCATCTGCATTTCCCGGCATTTTCGCGGCTGGCGCGGCGCGGCGACGCCTATGCGCTTTTTCCCGAGGCCTGGGTCCACGCGCTGGATACGATCTAG
- a CDS encoding MFS transporter: protein MIKPAPDSVRPTVADRTEPPVGGRFVLGRRASLLVSAGVVSHTLWTSAAPALTYGLYADEWHLTHTVTAGIFAIYPIGVVVMLVAFGGISDQIGRRATMLAGLSASLAGALLFAVAPDVWWVFAGRALMGIGVGLAASPSTAAILEFISRERAKSAASVTMGAQAIGFAAALLLGGALTEYGPWPTRLCFSILAVLLLILLTATWFLPRHPAGGAVGDWRSRMPSVPTDVRRVFAVSSTAMMAAYTFGVLVLSLGGQVEHDLIGSPNAFLNSTVLSLFPIVMGVIGIIARTLSPRVALIAGALISCSGMVLLILAINERDLVIYLLAIAAAGGAYSLLFVGGLQVISAAAPERNRGGILAALYLLSYLSMGALALVLGAIATARGLGLAVDLGAAAIILMNVATLALATTTPFTKPHSAAPPLST, encoded by the coding sequence ATGATCAAGCCAGCGCCTGACTCCGTTCGTCCTACCGTGGCGGACCGGACTGAGCCTCCAGTGGGAGGGCGGTTCGTCCTCGGGCGCCGCGCGAGTCTGTTGGTTTCGGCGGGCGTGGTCAGTCATACGCTTTGGACAAGTGCGGCGCCTGCACTGACATACGGGCTTTATGCCGATGAATGGCATCTCACCCATACGGTGACGGCGGGAATCTTTGCCATCTATCCGATTGGCGTCGTTGTCATGCTGGTCGCCTTCGGCGGAATTTCCGATCAGATTGGTCGCCGCGCGACGATGTTGGCCGGCCTCTCTGCTTCGTTGGCCGGCGCCCTGTTGTTTGCGGTCGCACCTGACGTATGGTGGGTATTCGCGGGACGTGCCCTGATGGGCATCGGCGTCGGTTTGGCGGCGAGCCCGTCGACCGCCGCGATTTTGGAGTTCATAAGCCGGGAACGTGCGAAGAGTGCGGCCTCGGTCACGATGGGGGCACAGGCAATCGGCTTCGCCGCCGCTCTGCTGCTCGGCGGCGCCTTGACGGAATACGGGCCATGGCCGACGCGCCTTTGCTTCTCGATACTGGCTGTTCTGCTCCTCATCCTGCTGACTGCGACCTGGTTCTTGCCGCGGCATCCGGCCGGCGGCGCGGTCGGCGACTGGCGCTCTCGGATGCCGTCGGTTCCGACGGATGTGCGTCGGGTCTTCGCGGTGTCATCGACCGCGATGATGGCAGCCTATACGTTCGGCGTGCTGGTCCTGTCGCTCGGCGGGCAAGTTGAGCATGATCTGATCGGCTCACCCAATGCCTTTCTCAACAGCACCGTTCTTTCATTATTTCCCATCGTGATGGGAGTGATCGGGATCATCGCCCGGACCCTCTCGCCACGGGTGGCGCTGATCGCCGGCGCGCTGATCTCTTGTTCAGGCATGGTGCTATTGATCCTGGCAATCAATGAGCGCGATCTGGTCATCTATCTGCTGGCGATCGCCGCCGCGGGAGGGGCGTACAGCCTGTTGTTTGTCGGCGGTCTGCAAGTGATCAGCGCGGCGGCTCCCGAGCGCAACCGTGGCGGCATACTCGCCGCACTCTATCTGCTGAGTTACCTGTCGATGGGCGCGCTCGCCCTCGTTCTAGGCGCTATTGCGACAGCGAGGGGGCTTGGTCTCGCCGTCGATCTCGGTGCGGCAGCGATCATCCTGATGAATGTCGCCACGCTTGCACTCGCCACGACCACGCCATTCACCAAGCCCCATTCTGCCGCTCCCCCTTTATCCACGTGA
- a CDS encoding 2-dehydropantoate 2-reductase: protein MGRKIAIVGAGAVGGYAGAHMVQAGEDVTFIDPWPEHVEHMRKHGLRVTHAKDVAEFSVQVRALHVTDAQQLAKETPVDIAFVCMKSYDTAWATTLIQQYLAPDGYVVSLQNCMNEETIAGIVGWGKTLGCIASSITVNLPEPGHIHRGAGKHGAAHTVFRAGEVHGRITPRAEEICRLVGYTDSAKVTANLWGERWSKLVANVIGNGLSACTGLTGGEMLQNEPIRRFSTRLGSEAIRVGQALGYQLEEILHLPPETIARAGEGDEAAMRACDEQRFKDGKHTASAQRPSMGQDMQKGRRTEIEFLNGFVVREGEKLGLSCTANAALTDIVKRVERNELSPDPRHITELRLN from the coding sequence ATGGGTCGGAAGATAGCTATCGTCGGGGCGGGGGCGGTCGGCGGGTATGCCGGCGCCCATATGGTGCAGGCGGGCGAGGACGTGACGTTCATCGATCCCTGGCCCGAGCACGTCGAGCACATGAGGAAGCATGGCCTGCGCGTCACCCACGCCAAGGACGTCGCGGAATTCTCGGTCCAGGTGCGCGCGCTGCACGTCACCGACGCCCAGCAACTCGCCAAGGAGACGCCGGTCGACATCGCCTTCGTCTGCATGAAGTCCTACGACACGGCCTGGGCGACCACGCTGATCCAGCAGTATCTGGCGCCGGACGGCTATGTCGTGTCGCTGCAGAACTGCATGAATGAAGAGACCATCGCCGGCATCGTCGGCTGGGGCAAGACGCTGGGGTGCATCGCCAGCAGCATCACGGTCAATCTGCCCGAGCCCGGCCACATCCATCGCGGCGCCGGCAAGCACGGGGCAGCGCACACCGTATTTCGCGCCGGCGAAGTGCACGGCCGCATCACGCCACGGGCGGAGGAAATCTGCCGCCTGGTCGGCTACACCGACAGCGCCAAGGTGACCGCCAATCTGTGGGGCGAGCGCTGGTCGAAACTGGTCGCCAACGTCATCGGCAACGGACTCTCCGCCTGCACGGGTCTGACCGGCGGAGAGATGTTGCAAAACGAGCCGATCCGCCGCTTCTCCACCCGGCTCGGGAGCGAAGCGATCCGCGTCGGCCAGGCGCTCGGCTATCAGCTGGAGGAGATCTTGCACCTGCCGCCCGAGACGATCGCGCGTGCCGGCGAGGGCGACGAGGCGGCGATGCGCGCCTGCGACGAACAGCGTTTCAAGGACGGCAAGCACACCGCCTCCGCGCAGCGTCCCTCGATGGGCCAGGACATGCAGAAAGGGCGGCGCACGGAGATCGAGTTCCTCAACGGTTTTGTGGTGCGCGAGGGCGAGAAACTCGGCCTGTCCTGCACTGCCAATGCCGCGCTGACCGACATCGTCAAGCGCGTGGAACGTAACGAGCTGAGCCCGGATCCGCGGCACATCACGGAATTGCGGTTGAACTGA
- a CDS encoding DUF2336 domain-containing protein: protein MSHLKELNDAISRGSSESRLKALWHATDMLIAGRYTEDQIWIFGEVIGRLSEEIELAARSELAKRLARCDHAPIYMINKLAFDDSIDVASPVLRYSERLEVPALVANARSKSQGHLLAISLRKSIAEPVTDVLVARGDQQVVNSVTANVGARFSESGFLRLIRRAENDCIIAEHLGQRRDIPRHLFQQIIAKASADVKRKLEGERAEAESQVQGAVTDVTGALHSIFGPASKSYFNAKRTVGAKHQLGELNEAHVLEYAETRKLDEAIVALSLLCALPVDVVERALLAANKEELLILAKALDLSWNTTMALVFLGAAEHRVLAKDLSEMEKAFVQLDVATSKKVLKIYHSRKESVDSGLRGLPQLHAV from the coding sequence ATGTCCCATCTCAAGGAACTGAATGACGCAATTTCCCGGGGATCATCCGAAAGCCGTCTGAAGGCGCTGTGGCATGCCACCGATATGCTGATAGCCGGCCGCTATACCGAAGATCAGATCTGGATCTTTGGGGAAGTGATCGGGCGGCTCTCAGAGGAAATTGAATTGGCTGCCCGCTCAGAGCTTGCGAAGCGGCTGGCACGCTGCGACCATGCGCCGATCTACATGATCAACAAGCTTGCCTTTGACGATTCGATAGACGTCGCCAGTCCCGTCCTTCGTTACTCCGAGCGGCTTGAAGTTCCGGCTTTGGTTGCGAACGCTCGCTCGAAAAGCCAGGGGCATCTGCTTGCAATCTCGCTGCGAAAATCGATCGCTGAACCGGTCACCGATGTACTTGTTGCGAGGGGTGATCAGCAGGTAGTGAATTCGGTAACTGCTAACGTCGGCGCGCGTTTCTCGGAGTCCGGTTTCCTTCGTTTGATAAGGCGGGCTGAGAACGATTGCATTATCGCCGAGCATCTTGGGCAGCGTCGGGACATTCCCAGGCATCTTTTTCAGCAAATCATCGCGAAGGCGTCCGCCGATGTGAAAAGGAAACTTGAAGGCGAGCGGGCAGAAGCCGAAAGTCAAGTTCAAGGTGCAGTAACCGATGTAACCGGGGCATTGCATTCGATATTTGGACCGGCGTCAAAGAGCTACTTCAACGCCAAGCGAACCGTGGGAGCGAAACACCAACTCGGTGAGTTGAATGAAGCCCACGTTCTCGAATACGCCGAGACCCGCAAGCTTGATGAAGCTATCGTCGCGCTATCGCTGTTGTGTGCCTTGCCGGTCGACGTGGTGGAACGTGCGCTGCTTGCCGCGAACAAGGAAGAACTGCTGATTCTGGCGAAAGCCCTCGATCTATCGTGGAATACGACCATGGCGCTGGTGTTCCTTGGCGCCGCGGAACATCGAGTCCTTGCGAAAGACCTCTCCGAAATGGAGAAAGCGTTCGTCCAGCTGGACGTTGCAACGTCCAAAAAGGTCTTGAAGATCTATCACTCGCGGAAGGAATCAGTGGACTCCGGTCTCCGCGGCCTTCCCCAGCTTCATGCCGTCTGA
- a CDS encoding glucose 1-dehydrogenase — protein MSASVVLITGALTGIGRATALAFAQEGARIVVSGRRDEAGHALTQELRSLGVEAEFVRADVRHEDDVRNLVDKTMARFGRLDVAVNNAGTEGRAGPVTEQTAESYAATFDTNVLGVLLSMKHEMRVMQAQGSGSIVNLSSTMGQRGAPGASLYTASKHAVEGLTKSAALEAAASGIRVNAIAPGPVETEMLDRFTGTAERKAGLVAGIPLKRAGTPAEIADAIVFVASRKASFITGQIISVNGGKTAS, from the coding sequence ATGAGTGCATCCGTCGTCCTGATTACAGGCGCATTGACCGGTATCGGCCGCGCCACGGCCTTGGCCTTCGCTCAAGAAGGCGCCCGGATCGTTGTGTCCGGCCGCCGCGACGAGGCGGGCCATGCCCTGACCCAGGAGCTCCGCAGTCTCGGTGTGGAAGCCGAATTCGTCCGTGCTGATGTCCGCCACGAAGACGATGTCCGCAACCTGGTCGACAAGACCATGGCACGGTTCGGCCGGCTCGATGTGGCCGTCAACAACGCCGGTACCGAGGGCAGGGCCGGTCCCGTGACGGAACAGACCGCCGAAAGCTACGCGGCCACTTTCGATACCAACGTGCTCGGTGTGCTGCTGAGCATGAAGCATGAGATGCGCGTGATGCAGGCGCAGGGCAGCGGCAGCATTGTGAACCTGTCGTCGACCATGGGACAGCGAGGCGCGCCGGGTGCGTCGCTCTACACCGCCAGCAAGCACGCGGTCGAGGGATTGACGAAATCCGCAGCGCTCGAAGCTGCGGCATCAGGCATTCGCGTCAACGCCATAGCGCCCGGTCCTGTCGAAACCGAAATGCTTGATCGGTTCACCGGCACCGCCGAGAGAAAAGCCGGACTGGTCGCGGGAATACCTCTCAAGCGTGCGGGAACCCCCGCGGAGATCGCCGATGCCATCGTGTTCGTCGCTTCCCGCAAGGCGTCGTTCATCACCGGCCAGATCATCAGCGTGAACGGCGGCAAGACCGCTTCGTAA
- a CDS encoding alpha/beta fold hydrolase yields the protein MDFIELNGVGLRYELGGKADRTVVLVHEMGGSLESWDDVAPRLAESRRVLRYDTRGAGLSQKARGELSLDTMADDIAASLDHIGIAGKVALAGIAVGGAIALHFASRYPARTSAVVVGSPATGIAPDRRTAALERVATIEATGMGFAVEDAMQNGYAPELRGDIRRFERYRARWLGNDPASYATVWRMLANADMQGELAGLRCPVLVIGGTLDRVRPPALAEAVAKAIPGARYTEVRTGHYTVQTPDLIADCIDGFLTTAGA from the coding sequence ATGGATTTCATTGAATTGAACGGCGTCGGGCTACGCTACGAGCTAGGCGGCAAGGCTGACCGCACCGTGGTGCTGGTTCACGAGATGGGCGGCTCGCTCGAAAGCTGGGACGATGTCGCACCGCGATTGGCCGAATCTCGCCGCGTCTTGCGCTATGACACCCGCGGCGCCGGATTGTCGCAGAAGGCGCGCGGCGAACTCAGCCTCGATACCATGGCCGACGATATCGCAGCATCGCTCGATCATATCGGGATCGCCGGCAAGGTTGCGCTGGCGGGCATTGCCGTCGGCGGCGCTATCGCGCTGCATTTCGCCAGCCGATACCCTGCGCGCACCAGCGCCGTCGTGGTCGGCAGCCCGGCGACCGGCATCGCGCCCGATCGCCGCACTGCTGCCCTCGAACGCGTCGCAACGATCGAAGCCACCGGCATGGGATTCGCCGTCGAGGACGCGATGCAAAATGGCTATGCCCCGGAGCTTCGCGGCGACATCAGGCGGTTTGAGCGATACCGGGCGCGCTGGCTCGGCAACGATCCCGCGAGCTATGCGACGGTGTGGCGAATGCTGGCGAACGCGGACATGCAAGGCGAACTCGCCGGGTTGCGTTGTCCCGTGCTCGTGATCGGCGGCACTCTCGATCGCGTGCGCCCGCCGGCGCTTGCCGAAGCCGTGGCCAAAGCCATCCCCGGCGCGCGCTATACCGAAGTCCGCACCGGCCACTATACGGTGCAGACGCCTGACCTGATCGCCGATTGCATCGACGGTTTCCTGACGACGGCCGGTGCCTGA
- a CDS encoding SDR family oxidoreductase — MSKAKRTALVTGASGLAGGYMLAHLLEQGGWDVVAVSRRKPRIPGDYRHIAVDLLDLDDCRTKLGPLTNISHLFYLAITERPDPGETVSANADMFFNLVKTIAAASPVLEHVHLSQGTRWYGNHLGPYKTPTKEDDPRHMPPNFYYDQQDFLEQFQKGKRWTWSVGRPHAVCGFSTGGPMNLTLAIAVYANICKALGLPLSFPGKPGAYTALYQCTDAALLAKAVAWMATDPKCANQAFNITNSDLIRWQNLWPRFANFFVMELAPPRHINLARSMADKGPIWEKIVERNGLQKFRFEEIAAWGYPDGVFASDYDIVSDTSKARRFGFHDLVDTEEMFLRMFSDFQRDRIIP; from the coding sequence ATGTCCAAGGCAAAGCGTACCGCACTTGTCACGGGTGCCTCAGGTCTGGCCGGCGGCTACATGCTGGCTCACCTGCTCGAGCAGGGTGGCTGGGATGTCGTTGCGGTGTCGCGCCGCAAGCCGCGGATTCCCGGTGACTACAGACACATCGCCGTGGATCTTCTCGACCTCGATGATTGCCGGACAAAGCTCGGGCCGCTCACGAATATTTCGCACCTGTTCTATTTGGCAATCACGGAGCGCCCGGATCCCGGCGAGACGGTGTCAGCGAACGCCGACATGTTCTTCAACCTCGTCAAGACCATCGCGGCCGCGTCACCCGTGCTCGAGCATGTTCATCTCTCTCAGGGCACCAGATGGTACGGAAATCACCTCGGTCCGTACAAGACTCCGACCAAGGAAGACGATCCGCGGCACATGCCGCCGAATTTCTATTACGACCAGCAGGACTTTCTCGAACAATTCCAGAAAGGAAAGCGCTGGACCTGGTCGGTTGGGCGTCCGCACGCAGTCTGCGGATTCTCCACGGGAGGACCGATGAACCTGACCCTGGCGATCGCAGTCTATGCGAACATCTGCAAGGCATTGGGGCTGCCTCTCAGCTTTCCAGGCAAGCCCGGGGCCTATACCGCACTCTACCAGTGCACGGACGCCGCTCTTCTGGCAAAGGCCGTCGCATGGATGGCGACCGATCCGAAATGCGCCAACCAGGCATTCAACATCACCAACAGTGACCTGATCAGGTGGCAGAACCTGTGGCCCAGGTTCGCCAATTTCTTCGTGATGGAACTGGCTCCGCCACGACATATCAACCTTGCACGGTCCATGGCGGACAAGGGGCCGATCTGGGAAAAGATCGTCGAAAGGAACGGATTGCAGAAATTCCGCTTCGAAGAGATTGCCGCCTGGGGCTACCCGGACGGCGTGTTCGCTTCCGATTACGATATCGTCTCCGATACCAGCAAGGCCCGCCGTTTCGGATTCCACGACCTGGTGGACACCGAGGAGATGTTCCTTCGGATGTTCTCGGATTTTCAGCGTGACCGAATCATTCCGTAA
- a CDS encoding alpha/beta hydrolase translates to MDATSDAPESRYYQSQGLRLHFTDWGNPSAPPLILVHGGLDHARSWDHLAQALRANFHVVAPDLRGHGQSAWATGSSYSLADHVYDLTGLVKAAGFEQVALVGHSMGGMVSLTYAGAFPKAVSRLVVLDGVTNFPARRVKPADVRIADWAGDLDKFAQRKIHRYASVADGAERILHRNPRLTRAQAMHLATHGLKRNEDGTYSWKFDPYLRARAPYRLSLEDHVELWSRIACPTLLVSASESFLPDPEKAGVLKHFKQAELAKIKGAGHWLQHDKPDEVRELIKRFLGQ, encoded by the coding sequence ATGGACGCCACATCGGACGCGCCGGAATCGCGCTATTATCAGTCGCAGGGGCTTCGGCTTCACTTCACCGATTGGGGTAACCCTTCAGCGCCGCCGCTGATCCTGGTTCACGGCGGTCTCGATCATGCCCGCAGCTGGGATCATCTGGCGCAGGCGTTGCGGGCGAATTTTCATGTCGTGGCGCCCGATCTTCGCGGCCACGGCCAGTCCGCTTGGGCGACCGGCAGCAGCTACAGCCTGGCCGATCACGTCTACGACCTGACCGGCCTGGTGAAGGCCGCGGGCTTCGAGCAGGTCGCGCTGGTCGGCCATTCGATGGGAGGCATGGTCAGTCTGACCTATGCCGGCGCATTTCCGAAAGCGGTATCCCGGCTGGTCGTGCTCGACGGCGTGACCAATTTTCCGGCCAGACGGGTCAAGCCCGCCGACGTCAGGATCGCCGACTGGGCCGGCGATCTCGACAAGTTCGCGCAACGGAAAATCCACCGCTATGCGTCGGTCGCCGACGGCGCCGAGCGAATCCTGCATCGTAACCCGCGGCTGACGCGCGCACAGGCGATGCATCTTGCGACCCACGGCCTGAAACGGAATGAAGACGGCACCTATAGCTGGAAGTTCGATCCCTATTTGCGCGCCCGCGCGCCCTACCGGCTGTCGCTCGAAGACCATGTCGAGCTGTGGTCGCGCATTGCGTGTCCGACGCTGCTGGTCAGCGCCAGCGAGAGTTTTCTGCCCGATCCCGAGAAAGCCGGCGTGTTGAAGCATTTCAAGCAGGCCGAATTGGCCAAGATAAAGGGCGCCGGCCACTGGCTGCAGCACGACAAGCCGGATGAAGTGCGGGAGCTGATCAAGAGGTTTCTCGGTCAATAG